The following are encoded in a window of uncultured Sphaerochaeta sp. genomic DNA:
- a CDS encoding dicarboxylate/amino acid:cation symporter, protein MGLVLWLILFVVLLAALVTLKRVWHLSFSVRVSVSLLLGALFGLSLFFFAEESVSSQVRRWVALVGNGYVDLLRMLIIPLVPTSIIAGLLRLGNTQELRRMGVRTISLFLFTATLAGIIGLLVGSLFAVGQGMVVGELAERTPNTLGNIFAQFRAFIPSNPVRSAAEMQMIPLVVFSVFLGVAAITVKTKKSDAIKPFEQLLESFLQVVIELTKIVLRLTPYGVLALTSYWLSNTGLAAVAQLGLFVLAVVIACLLQIGLVYGGLLAFSAKINPFRFFKAASPAMLLAFSSRSSLGSLTMTINTMTDRLKVNSRVANFVGPLGAVMNMDACGGIFPAMVAVFAANAFGIELALSQYVLIVVVSIFASLGSAAVPMGATAFTIITLTTVGLPVEAVGLVAGVDFLVDMFRTMTNVTGDLTTSVVVANALGEFDRDAFNTQDLKVATATAT, encoded by the coding sequence ATGGGACTGGTTCTTTGGTTGATATTATTTGTGGTACTGCTTGCAGCATTGGTAACGCTGAAGAGGGTGTGGCATCTCTCATTCTCTGTTCGGGTATCTGTATCCCTGTTGCTTGGAGCTCTCTTTGGGCTTTCCCTGTTCTTCTTTGCTGAGGAGTCAGTCTCCTCCCAGGTTCGCCGATGGGTTGCTCTTGTCGGTAATGGGTATGTTGATTTGCTTCGCATGCTCATCATTCCTTTGGTCCCGACAAGCATCATTGCTGGGTTGCTGAGACTTGGCAATACCCAAGAGCTTAGAAGAATGGGGGTAAGAACCATCTCTCTCTTCTTGTTTACAGCTACGCTAGCCGGCATCATCGGACTTCTGGTGGGTAGCCTGTTTGCAGTCGGACAGGGGATGGTGGTAGGAGAACTCGCAGAGCGCACTCCCAACACGCTTGGCAATATCTTTGCTCAGTTCAGGGCTTTCATTCCATCCAATCCCGTTCGCTCTGCTGCTGAGATGCAAATGATTCCTCTGGTTGTGTTCTCCGTCTTCCTTGGTGTTGCTGCAATTACCGTAAAGACAAAGAAGAGCGATGCGATCAAGCCGTTTGAGCAGTTGTTGGAGAGTTTTCTCCAGGTGGTAATAGAACTGACCAAAATCGTGCTCCGCTTGACCCCGTATGGAGTACTTGCACTTACCTCTTACTGGCTCTCTAATACAGGACTGGCAGCAGTAGCCCAGCTTGGATTGTTTGTGTTGGCAGTGGTAATTGCCTGCTTGCTGCAAATAGGGCTGGTATATGGTGGTTTGCTTGCATTCTCGGCCAAGATCAACCCCTTCAGGTTTTTCAAGGCAGCGAGCCCTGCAATGTTGCTTGCTTTCTCCAGCCGCTCGAGTCTTGGTTCCTTGACGATGACGATCAATACCATGACCGATAGGCTGAAAGTGAATTCCCGTGTAGCGAACTTTGTGGGACCGCTTGGGGCTGTGATGAACATGGATGCCTGTGGAGGTATTTTCCCTGCCATGGTAGCAGTGTTCGCTGCAAATGCCTTTGGTATTGAACTTGCTCTCTCCCAATATGTTCTGATCGTGGTGGTTTCCATATTTGCAAGCTTGGGCAGTGCCGCTGTCCCGATGGGTGCAACAGCTTTTACCATTATCACCCTCACAACTGTGGGACTTCCGGTTGAGGCGGTTGGTCTTGTTGCTGGTGTCGATTTCCTGGTGGATATGTTCAGGACCATGACCAATGTAACCGGAGACCTGACAACCTCTGTGGTTGTTGCAAACGCCCTTGGTGAATTCGATCGTGATGCATTCAATACGCAGGATCTCAAGGTTGCAACAGCAACTGCAACATAA
- a CDS encoding ferritin family protein — MDLFEVAIKLEQEGIQFYTDLAKKAPDEGFANIFKMLADDEKKHESYFRALQKKSAPVAVNTTVIEAAKKVFKAFDPDSFPSATDQIPAYEEALAVEKKSIEFYKEQLPQVTDEEAKKALSLILSEEKRHYEVLKEMLKLITRPHRWVEDAEFGVREDY, encoded by the coding sequence ATGGACCTATTTGAAGTAGCAATTAAACTGGAACAGGAAGGTATTCAGTTCTATACTGACCTTGCAAAAAAGGCACCAGACGAAGGTTTTGCAAACATCTTCAAGATGCTCGCTGATGACGAAAAAAAACATGAAAGTTATTTCCGTGCCCTACAGAAGAAGAGTGCACCAGTAGCAGTTAATACCACGGTAATAGAAGCAGCAAAGAAAGTCTTCAAGGCATTCGACCCAGATTCATTTCCCTCTGCAACTGATCAGATTCCTGCCTATGAAGAAGCTCTGGCTGTAGAGAAGAAGAGCATAGAGTTCTACAAGGAACAACTTCCACAGGTAACAGATGAAGAAGCCAAGAAAGCTCTCTCGCTTATCCTCTCAGAAGAGAAACGTCACTATGAAGTACTCAAGGAGATGCTTAAGCTTATTACCCGCCCTCATCGTTGGGTAGAGGACGCTGAGTTTGGCGTACGTGAAGACTACTAA
- a CDS encoding DUF488 family protein — MLNRRKVLIWLVQRHKVPISLIRLQKLMFLFVKKSKNDYYHFIPNSYGCYSISLHDDQIALQQKHIIIEEKGKSPFSSYVTIDEKQADLCNIKLKKDDEITLDKILRENEHLSDNELITKVYKGFPFYSIRSALLDNFRTDPVFLEKLDQIRNTIESSPRALFTIGYEGLSIDRFIQLLILQNVKYLVDVRKNPFSMRPEYRKARLLTALQEADISYLHIPEVGISSTLRKEFPPSEQKAQLFELYSKHTLPHCEEHAEAIAGLIAKVNVALMCYEKNPRDCHRMLFAEYCKKKQPSIPRIIHIKTTENNIH; from the coding sequence ATGTTAAATAGGAGAAAAGTTCTTATATGGTTAGTTCAAAGGCATAAGGTACCTATTTCGCTGATCAGACTCCAAAAACTGATGTTTCTTTTTGTGAAAAAGTCAAAAAATGACTATTACCACTTTATCCCAAATTCATACGGATGCTATTCAATCAGTCTTCATGATGATCAGATAGCACTTCAACAAAAACATATCATCATTGAAGAGAAGGGAAAATCGCCGTTTTCTTCATATGTAACCATTGATGAAAAACAAGCTGACTTATGCAATATCAAATTAAAGAAAGATGATGAGATTACCCTTGATAAAATATTAAGAGAGAATGAGCACCTTAGTGATAATGAATTGATTACAAAGGTCTACAAAGGATTCCCTTTTTATAGCATTCGCAGTGCTCTGCTTGATAATTTTCGTACTGACCCAGTATTTCTTGAAAAACTGGATCAAATAAGAAATACGATAGAGAGTTCACCAAGAGCTCTCTTTACCATTGGGTATGAGGGGTTGTCCATAGATCGTTTTATACAGTTGCTTATACTTCAGAATGTTAAATACTTAGTTGATGTAAGAAAGAACCCATTCTCGATGAGGCCCGAGTATAGGAAAGCGAGATTACTGACTGCTTTACAGGAGGCTGATATCAGCTATCTGCATATACCCGAGGTTGGAATTTCTTCTACATTGAGAAAAGAATTTCCTCCTTCTGAGCAAAAAGCGCAATTATTTGAACTTTACTCCAAACATACACTACCTCATTGTGAAGAGCACGCTGAAGCAATAGCGGGACTTATTGCTAAAGTAAATGTAGCCCTAATGTGTTATGAAAAAAATCCTAGAGACTGCCATAGAATGTTGTTTGCAGAGTATTGCAAGAAAAAACAACCATCTATCCCGAGGATAATTCATATCAAGACCACAGAGAATAATATACATTGA
- a CDS encoding nucleotide pyrophosphohydrolase yields the protein MKTLQERIHHIQNLLHFDDAQMAEKLGLEEKAYQREINAPTSEFLGQLCTTFGVSLSYLEEGKGSIFCERPLPIADILAFRDARNWKQFHSPKDLAISLSLESSELLECFQWSGEDVHAKKKQKQMEEELADILIYSVLFADSIGVDIPTIIERKLRKNAEKYDVKKAYGSAKKYTEL from the coding sequence ATGAAAACACTACAAGAACGCATACACCATATTCAGAACCTACTTCACTTCGATGATGCTCAGATGGCTGAGAAGCTTGGATTGGAAGAAAAGGCATATCAGAGAGAAATTAATGCGCCTACCTCTGAATTTCTGGGACAGCTTTGTACTACCTTTGGGGTTTCCCTCTCTTATCTTGAAGAAGGGAAGGGGAGTATTTTTTGTGAAAGACCTCTCCCTATTGCCGATATCCTTGCCTTTCGGGATGCACGTAACTGGAAGCAGTTTCACTCTCCCAAGGACTTGGCGATTTCTCTCAGCCTAGAATCCTCTGAATTACTGGAATGCTTCCAGTGGTCAGGTGAGGATGTGCACGCTAAGAAAAAGCAGAAACAGATGGAAGAGGAACTCGCAGATATCCTTATCTATTCCGTACTATTTGCCGACTCCATTGGAGTTGATATCCCTACAATTATCGAGAGAAAGCTGCGTAAGAACGCAGAGAAGTATGATGTAAAGAAAGCGTATGGATCAGCAAAGAAGTACACTGAGCTCTAG
- a CDS encoding D-lyxose/D-mannose family sugar isomerase, giving the protein MISREIYEEAVKRTLMFFEKAGIVLTDEEKGNVEVADFGLNDLEHTGLELITYLNTERVCAKELVLFPHQRCPEHRHPAFGSYIGKEETFRCRWGEVYLYVDGKPTENIKAIDKAGVYTVFHEIVLRPGEQYTLSPNTKHWFEAGSEGAVVSEFSTPSYDEKDIFTDPRIERTPQVE; this is encoded by the coding sequence ATGATCAGCAGAGAGATATATGAAGAGGCAGTGAAGCGGACGCTTATGTTCTTTGAGAAGGCTGGGATCGTCCTCACCGATGAAGAGAAAGGGAATGTTGAGGTCGCAGATTTCGGCCTCAACGACCTGGAGCATACCGGTCTTGAGTTGATCACCTACCTCAATACCGAGCGCGTATGTGCAAAGGAACTGGTGTTGTTTCCCCACCAGAGGTGCCCAGAACATCGCCATCCGGCATTTGGGTCGTACATTGGCAAGGAAGAGACTTTCCGCTGCCGATGGGGAGAGGTCTATCTCTATGTAGATGGGAAGCCCACCGAGAACATAAAAGCCATAGATAAAGCAGGGGTCTATACTGTCTTCCATGAGATCGTACTACGCCCAGGTGAGCAATATACCCTGAGCCCCAATACCAAGCATTGGTTCGAGGCAGGGAGTGAAGGTGCAGTGGTTTCTGAGTTTTCTACCCCCAGTTATGATGAGAAAGATATCTTCACTGATCCAAGAATCGAAAGAACTCCTCAAGTCGAGTAA
- a CDS encoding helix-turn-helix transcriptional regulator — translation MIALISPSIAQRKIAQNLKERRLQMNLTQEGLSARSGVPLATLRKFEQQGLISLESLLKLMMVLGMLESMVAATKVSQTSFSSIDEVIALETLPKRKRGRKT, via the coding sequence ATGATAGCACTTATAAGTCCATCAATAGCCCAGAGGAAGATAGCACAGAACTTGAAAGAGCGCAGATTGCAAATGAACTTGACCCAAGAAGGGTTATCAGCTCGCTCGGGAGTACCGCTGGCAACCCTGCGTAAGTTTGAACAACAAGGTCTTATATCCTTGGAATCGCTCTTGAAGCTTATGATGGTACTGGGTATGTTGGAATCTATGGTTGCAGCCACTAAGGTTTCACAAACCTCATTCTCCTCAATAGATGAAGTCATCGCATTGGAGACTTTGCCAAAGCGGAAGCGGGGAAGGAAAACATGA
- a CDS encoding EAL domain-containing protein codes for MVQVGVLVVGVSEEETATIEKSLKSAELWFVSTEVEAVACLEEHPSIRIALLDFPSKITLLQKLTQYPIQCIVISHSDTVEEEREAFALGASDYLRRPYSPELLRIRIGLLADSLMGEEENVLFDSLLWQAPIGIAVYSGPDAAHMEMVKANAILLEIMGRTKEELMTIDWKLLTHPEDLEKELVKYAQFSNHEISGYEIEKRFIKPDGSLVWVNMTVSRLYVNQPEAEDYLGIIKDITEQKELEASLRERERIIHSYFSQLPGMAYRCAFDEHWTMQFVSSGCEWLTGYLPEELVDNKVIAFNEVITPLHRKKVREEWKSIINGETPFIQEYEIITKDGDKKWVFDTGRGILDGQGEIVAIEGMLFDISERKRHELVLNYYHNHDEWTDLPNRRFLVSFLEREQKKQGNALLAVNLTAVHALSVAHGFLYSRNLVKQVAMKLQALSDSEHVLFSSYEYQLIFFIKEPADSTTLLSFGRMVSKKVASLLREERVGWGIGLIELSEAPVEEILTNLLVASEQALSDFDTGHEVCVFDEAMQQAMRRRTTIERELAELIKNPSSSSFYLQFQPIWDVKTQTISGFEALSRMKSPSLGSVSPTEFIEIAEKAKLIVPLGKIIINNALQFLSLVEKEGFSSVGVSINISAIQLMNKDFLPSLMKAVEHHRVDTENITLEVTESVFISKFQDVNDLFFLLQQLGMSIAIDDFGTGYSTLSRERELNVNCLKIDKAFIDKLEVLQEKEAITAEIISLAHKLGHTVIAEGVEFENQYNYLKKYQCDKIQGFLFSKPLDISDALVLLKQTNRT; via the coding sequence ATGGTGCAGGTTGGTGTGTTGGTTGTTGGTGTTTCTGAAGAAGAAACTGCAACAATAGAGAAGAGTCTTAAATCAGCTGAACTTTGGTTTGTCTCTACTGAGGTAGAAGCTGTTGCATGTTTAGAAGAACACCCCTCAATTCGAATTGCTCTCCTTGATTTTCCTTCCAAAATCACACTATTGCAAAAACTTACTCAATACCCCATTCAATGCATAGTTATTAGCCACAGCGACACGGTGGAAGAAGAGCGAGAGGCATTTGCCTTGGGGGCTTCGGACTATCTCCGTAGGCCCTACTCTCCTGAGTTGTTGAGGATCCGGATAGGGCTGCTTGCTGATAGCCTTATGGGGGAAGAGGAAAATGTCTTGTTTGACAGTTTGCTCTGGCAGGCTCCTATAGGCATAGCCGTATATAGCGGTCCTGATGCAGCCCATATGGAGATGGTCAAGGCCAATGCAATTCTTCTGGAAATCATGGGGCGTACCAAAGAAGAGCTCATGACCATCGACTGGAAACTACTTACCCATCCTGAGGATCTGGAAAAGGAGCTGGTCAAGTATGCACAATTCTCCAACCATGAGATCTCCGGATATGAGATTGAGAAGCGGTTCATCAAACCTGATGGGTCTCTGGTTTGGGTGAACATGACTGTATCGAGGTTATACGTTAACCAACCTGAAGCTGAAGACTATCTTGGGATTATCAAGGATATTACTGAACAGAAAGAGCTCGAGGCTTCACTGCGGGAGAGAGAGCGGATCATCCATTCCTACTTCTCCCAATTACCGGGAATGGCTTATCGGTGTGCATTTGACGAGCACTGGACCATGCAGTTTGTCTCTTCAGGTTGCGAATGGCTTACAGGCTACTTGCCTGAAGAGCTTGTTGACAACAAGGTTATTGCCTTCAATGAGGTAATTACTCCTCTCCATCGCAAGAAAGTGAGAGAGGAGTGGAAATCGATCATCAATGGAGAGACTCCCTTTATCCAAGAGTATGAGATTATTACCAAGGATGGGGATAAGAAATGGGTATTTGATACCGGCCGAGGGATTCTGGATGGCCAGGGGGAGATTGTTGCAATCGAGGGTATGTTGTTTGATATCTCGGAGAGAAAAAGACATGAGTTGGTCCTCAATTATTACCATAACCATGATGAGTGGACGGATCTCCCCAACAGAAGGTTCTTGGTCTCTTTCTTGGAGAGAGAGCAAAAAAAGCAAGGAAATGCATTACTTGCAGTCAACTTGACTGCGGTTCATGCATTGAGTGTAGCCCATGGGTTTCTCTATAGCAGGAATCTGGTGAAGCAAGTAGCAATGAAACTCCAGGCACTCAGCGATTCAGAGCATGTATTATTCAGTTCCTATGAGTATCAGCTGATATTCTTCATCAAAGAGCCTGCTGATTCTACTACGTTGCTTTCTTTTGGCAGAATGGTCTCCAAGAAAGTTGCTTCCTTGCTCCGAGAGGAACGGGTAGGTTGGGGTATTGGGTTGATAGAGCTTTCTGAGGCTCCTGTAGAGGAGATCCTGACCAACCTCCTGGTTGCCTCCGAACAAGCGTTGTCTGATTTTGATACGGGTCATGAGGTTTGTGTCTTTGATGAGGCAATGCAGCAGGCGATGAGAAGGCGTACCACCATAGAAAGAGAACTCGCTGAGCTGATCAAGAACCCATCCTCTTCCTCATTCTATCTTCAGTTCCAGCCGATTTGGGATGTGAAGACTCAGACAATTTCTGGCTTTGAGGCTCTCTCTAGGATGAAGAGTCCCAGTTTGGGTAGCGTCTCTCCTACTGAGTTCATTGAGATTGCAGAGAAGGCCAAGCTTATTGTCCCCCTTGGCAAGATTATTATAAATAATGCATTGCAGTTCCTTTCATTGGTAGAAAAAGAGGGATTTTCTAGTGTTGGTGTTTCGATCAATATTTCTGCGATTCAGTTGATGAATAAGGACTTTTTGCCTTCCCTGATGAAGGCTGTTGAACACCATAGAGTAGATACTGAGAATATTACTTTGGAAGTGACTGAGTCAGTGTTTATTTCCAAGTTCCAGGATGTGAATGATTTGTTCTTTCTTCTCCAGCAGCTGGGAATGTCGATTGCAATCGATGATTTTGGCACGGGTTATTCAACGTTATCACGAGAACGTGAGCTGAATGTAAATTGTCTGAAGATAGATAAAGCGTTTATAGACAAGCTTGAAGTGCTTCAAGAGAAGGAAGCTATTACAGCTGAAATTATATCACTTGCCCATAAGCTAGGGCATACAGTTATCGCCGAGGGTGTTGAGTTTGAGAATCAGTATAACTACTTGAAGAAGTATCAATGCGATAAAATCCAGGGGTTCCTTTTCAGTAAACCCCTGGACATTTCTGATGCGTTGGTATTACTCAAGCAAACGAATCGTACTTAG
- a CDS encoding HNH endonuclease signature motif containing protein translates to MAEQLSNRISQKLISHLAIGSHYVLQDIADLMEMNIAAAMRKGVLSRTGENTIVLLINLKKESYATPYVDHIDNDVLYWEGQLKQRFVENRMNTGEYEIFVFVRDRVKTPYTYYGRAIPIASQYFAPGKPCKTMFSLYEYAPAFNHQDKEESLDQEHSYGIDQGVIPTTRIGTTIQRTVQHTYRKQALELWNNSCAVLGVEKPKILVASHIKPWRVADDHERIDPKNALILSPLYDKLFDLGMISFNPSSGAIQLSGQLDDNDYDRLGIDDSKHLSMIPEGTEKYLSYHNKYVYDFSPLLETEIEMLTY, encoded by the coding sequence ATGGCAGAGCAGCTCTCAAACCGAATTTCTCAGAAATTGATTTCCCACCTGGCAATCGGGAGTCATTACGTGCTCCAAGACATTGCTGATCTGATGGAGATGAACATTGCTGCTGCAATGCGTAAGGGAGTCCTTTCAAGAACTGGGGAGAATACAATTGTATTGCTGATTAACTTGAAGAAAGAGAGCTATGCCACCCCGTATGTTGACCATATCGACAACGATGTCCTCTACTGGGAAGGACAGCTTAAACAGCGGTTTGTCGAGAATCGGATGAATACAGGGGAATACGAAATATTCGTATTCGTCAGGGATCGGGTAAAGACTCCCTACACCTACTACGGTCGTGCTATTCCTATCGCTAGTCAATATTTTGCCCCGGGAAAACCCTGTAAGACAATGTTTAGCCTGTATGAATACGCCCCAGCTTTCAATCACCAAGATAAGGAAGAATCATTAGATCAGGAACATTCTTATGGCATTGATCAGGGAGTTATTCCTACCACACGCATCGGAACAACCATCCAGAGAACAGTGCAGCATACCTATCGCAAACAAGCACTTGAACTCTGGAATAACAGCTGTGCTGTACTAGGAGTAGAAAAACCAAAGATCTTGGTAGCAAGTCATATCAAACCATGGAGAGTTGCAGATGACCATGAGCGAATTGACCCAAAAAATGCCCTCATACTCTCACCGCTTTACGATAAACTCTTCGACTTGGGAATGATTTCATTCAACCCTTCCAGTGGAGCCATACAACTCTCAGGTCAACTTGATGACAATGATTATGACCGCCTCGGTATTGATGACTCAAAGCACCTAAGCATGATTCCTGAAGGAACTGAGAAATATCTAAGCTATCATAACAAATATGTGTATGACTTCTCTCCACTCTTGGAAACAGAGATTGAAATGCTTACCTATTAG
- a CDS encoding DUF2075 domain-containing protein: MLVYEGDKQQFLSDVQDNSIDQKIEMNMWNRLHKRVSSSEEQSWRNSLNYMQNVLLDSEIPDTSGVAIEFGIPNTNKRVDFILTGLDKESQHNAVIVELKQWSKVEPVPYVDQLLEAEIIDVQTRFSHGQQVVHHPSYQAWSYRSLISNFNANVHEIPIHLESCAYLHNYVPPEDDPLKQHYFQSILDESPVFYRSDVMKLREFIKKYIHTGDAKQTLYYIDNGEIRPSKSLQDALSAMLRGKEEFILIDEQKIVYEQMLSFARRSKEDGKKRVFIVQGGPGTGKTVVAINLLVQLTNDDQVCAYVTKNSAPRKVFEAKLRSGAFKRNNISSLFKGSTAFVNADTNDFGTLIVDEAHRLNKRSQQGPKVTGEDQIKEIINASRCSVFFIDEDQRVTAQDYGDRAQILYWAKAFNAEVQEGRLLSQFRCNGSDGYLSWLDGVLGIQEETANPTLEGIDYDFRVVENPHELRRLIEERNREDDKARIVAGYCWDWVSKNNPDSVPDISIDDFSMYWNLSSDGTYAISKGSINQVGCIHTTQGLEFSYVGVIIGDDLRFEKGNVISDYTKRARTDQSLKGLKGPIKKGDQEAMKTADIIIRNTYRTLMSRGMKGCYVYCTNKELAHFLKTRIDGYREEDESPLLVAEREK, translated from the coding sequence ATGCTCGTATATGAAGGGGATAAGCAGCAATTCTTATCTGACGTCCAGGATAATTCAATCGACCAGAAGATTGAAATGAATATGTGGAACAGGCTACATAAAAGAGTCAGTTCAAGTGAAGAGCAATCCTGGCGCAACTCATTAAATTACATGCAGAATGTATTACTCGACTCTGAGATTCCTGACACCTCCGGTGTAGCTATTGAATTTGGCATACCCAACACCAACAAGCGAGTCGATTTCATCCTTACAGGCTTGGACAAAGAGAGCCAGCACAATGCAGTAATCGTAGAGCTGAAGCAGTGGAGCAAGGTCGAACCTGTTCCTTATGTCGACCAACTCCTGGAGGCTGAGATCATCGATGTACAGACACGTTTCTCCCATGGACAACAAGTAGTTCACCATCCCTCCTACCAAGCATGGTCCTACCGCTCCCTTATCTCCAATTTCAATGCGAATGTCCATGAGATTCCAATCCACTTGGAGAGCTGTGCGTATTTACACAACTATGTACCACCCGAAGATGACCCACTGAAACAACACTACTTCCAAAGCATTCTTGATGAGTCCCCGGTGTTTTACCGTAGTGATGTAATGAAGCTTAGGGAGTTTATCAAGAAGTACATCCATACAGGGGATGCAAAGCAAACCTTGTACTACATCGATAACGGTGAAATCAGGCCTTCCAAGAGCCTGCAAGACGCTCTCTCTGCAATGCTGAGAGGGAAAGAGGAGTTCATACTCATCGACGAGCAAAAGATAGTCTATGAGCAGATGCTCTCCTTTGCTCGCAGAAGTAAAGAGGACGGGAAGAAACGGGTTTTCATTGTACAAGGGGGGCCTGGAACAGGTAAGACTGTTGTTGCCATCAACCTTCTGGTGCAGTTGACCAATGATGACCAGGTTTGCGCATATGTGACAAAGAACAGTGCTCCCCGTAAGGTGTTTGAGGCAAAGCTCCGCTCTGGTGCATTCAAGAGAAATAATATCAGTAGCTTGTTCAAAGGTTCCACGGCATTTGTTAATGCAGATACCAATGACTTCGGTACCCTCATTGTTGATGAGGCACACCGACTCAACAAACGCTCCCAACAGGGACCGAAGGTTACCGGTGAAGATCAGATCAAGGAGATCATCAACGCAAGCAGGTGCAGCGTGTTCTTTATTGATGAAGACCAGCGCGTTACTGCTCAGGATTATGGTGACAGGGCTCAAATTCTTTATTGGGCCAAAGCTTTCAATGCAGAAGTGCAGGAGGGGAGGCTTCTTTCCCAGTTCCGTTGCAATGGTTCTGATGGATATCTTTCATGGCTTGATGGAGTACTGGGAATCCAGGAAGAGACAGCCAATCCCACCTTGGAAGGCATCGATTATGACTTCCGGGTGGTGGAAAATCCCCATGAACTGCGTAGGCTTATTGAAGAGAGAAATAGGGAAGATGATAAAGCCAGGATTGTAGCAGGGTACTGTTGGGATTGGGTGAGTAAGAACAATCCAGATTCAGTTCCCGATATTTCCATTGATGACTTTTCCATGTACTGGAACCTCAGCAGTGATGGCACCTATGCAATTTCCAAAGGGTCGATCAACCAAGTTGGCTGCATACATACCACCCAGGGACTTGAATTCAGCTATGTCGGGGTAATCATAGGAGATGACCTCCGATTTGAAAAGGGGAATGTCATCTCTGATTACACCAAGCGGGCAAGAACAGACCAATCCCTGAAAGGATTGAAAGGACCTATCAAGAAAGGTGATCAGGAGGCAATGAAAACAGCCGATATTATTATACGCAATACCTACCGCACACTCATGAGCCGGGGGATGAAAGGCTGTTATGTGTATTGTACAAATAAAGAGCTTGCTCACTTCCTGAAGACTAGGATAGATGGGTATAGAGAAGAAGACGAGAGTCCCTTGTTGGTGGCTGAAAGAGAGAAGTAG
- a CDS encoding alpha-galactosidase: MKETRICIIGGGGRLWAIQFMKDLAYNTMTHGTLVLYDIDKEAAHNNVAVAEKVFKVNNSEGRFRVIAEDEIGKALTGCDLVIISIEPGKTECRYGDLVLPEEYGILQSVGDTTGPGGIMRARRAVPLFFEIAEQVKQYCPDAWVINYTNPMTLCTAALYKAFPEIKALGCCHEVFHTQNFLAEKVAEWFDVPVPDRREIKIDLTGVNHFTFVTKAFWKAHDLMPRLIELVQDSATFSDGTAVAKKRLEEEKWFDCDQKIALSFLRDFGSLGAAGDRHLAEFVPWFLSSDENLHTYGVIRTPYSWRERTAKEKRDRVFKDEDLKAELTDEEGVDIMRCLMGDKTMVTNINRPNEGQISYLPKGRIVESNGVLGEDSIRPIVASDPPIAIQNLVRQVSDVQEMTLEAIWNKDDELLFSAFLSDPLMNLSRDKARELFEKMLEASDLKY, translated from the coding sequence ATGAAAGAGACTCGTATCTGTATTATTGGAGGCGGTGGTCGCCTCTGGGCTATCCAGTTCATGAAAGATCTTGCGTACAACACCATGACTCACGGTACCTTGGTTCTGTACGATATCGATAAGGAAGCTGCGCATAACAATGTGGCAGTTGCAGAGAAGGTGTTCAAGGTAAACAACAGTGAGGGTCGTTTCCGCGTCATCGCAGAGGATGAGATTGGAAAAGCGCTTACTGGTTGTGATCTGGTAATCATCTCCATAGAACCAGGGAAGACCGAATGCCGCTATGGCGACCTTGTCCTCCCTGAGGAGTATGGGATTCTCCAGTCTGTAGGGGATACTACAGGTCCTGGTGGGATTATGCGCGCTCGCCGAGCCGTTCCCCTGTTCTTTGAGATCGCCGAGCAAGTCAAGCAATACTGTCCTGATGCCTGGGTGATCAACTACACCAATCCAATGACGCTCTGCACTGCAGCACTCTATAAGGCATTCCCCGAGATCAAGGCACTGGGCTGTTGCCATGAGGTATTCCATACCCAGAACTTCCTTGCTGAGAAGGTGGCTGAGTGGTTTGATGTACCAGTTCCCGATAGAAGGGAGATCAAGATTGATCTTACCGGGGTGAATCACTTCACCTTTGTGACCAAGGCTTTTTGGAAGGCCCATGACCTGATGCCCCGTCTCATTGAGCTTGTTCAGGATAGTGCTACCTTCAGTGATGGAACTGCTGTTGCCAAAAAGCGATTGGAGGAAGAGAAGTGGTTTGACTGCGACCAGAAGATTGCACTCAGTTTCCTTCGTGACTTCGGCTCCCTTGGTGCCGCTGGGGATCGCCATCTTGCCGAGTTCGTTCCCTGGTTCCTTTCCAGCGATGAGAACCTGCATACCTATGGGGTCATCAGGACTCCATACTCCTGGAGAGAGCGCACTGCGAAGGAAAAGCGTGATCGCGTATTCAAGGATGAGGATCTGAAGGCAGAGCTCACTGATGAGGAAGGTGTGGATATCATGCGTTGCCTGATGGGGGATAAAACCATGGTCACCAACATCAACCGTCCCAATGAAGGTCAGATCAGTTATCTTCCCAAGGGCAGGATTGTTGAGAGCAATGGGGTATTGGGTGAAGATTCCATCCGCCCGATTGTCGCCAGTGATCCCCCGATTGCTATCCAGAACCTGGTCAGGCAGGTCAGTGATGTACAGGAGATGACCCTAGAGGCAATCTGGAACAAGGATGATGAGTTGCTCTTCTCTGCGTTCCTCAGTGATCCACTGATGAATCTGAGCAGGGATAAGGCTAGGGAGTTGTTTGAGAAGATGCTTGAGGCATCTGATCTCAAATACTAA